The genome window GCTGTGGTCCTCTGACTTGAGTTCACTGTCTGTGAACTTGTCCTGGACCCTGCTCATATCTTTGTGCCTCATAGAAAGTATTACTAATAATCAAATCAATGATATTTAACTGAAGTAATGATCAGTTTTCCATTGCTCTAAACAGACCTGAAAGGATGTCAGCTCTTCATGTGAACAGTTTTAAAGTTAAATGGTGCAGTACACTGTTTCCAATCTGTCAACAATTTGATTGCTTTTTTGAATGTCATCAATCAACCAGTAATCCATGTTGGATTGGTTCATTATGCTAACTTTATTTTCTACTACTTATTTTTGTGAATGAAATTCCCTACTCTTTGTATAAATTTGCCCAGTTTGTTTTCATGGTGGCTAGTTGTCTGCTTGCCAGTGTGGTTGTGTTGTTCATTGTTGGAGTTACTTTTAGCAGAGTGCATGCTCTTGGTCTTCTCTGGGGCATGTATGGGTGCAGGGCCTGTTGCAGGTTGTAAGGAGTGGGGTTGCTTCTTCTCAAATGAGCAGAAAGGCTCAAATCTGCTATACAAACGACTACTGCCCCCCTGATCGCTACGCCAGTTTCCTGATGCAAGGCTTGCCCTTTCATGTCTTTCATCAATGGCAGTAGGCTGCCCCTGTGTCCTTATGGATGTAGCTCTGGCAGGAGGGTTTTGCTGCAGCTCGTCAGTGCTGAAACGAGGGGCTGAAGATTTTCCTATATCATCTGCAAAGTGGTTCTTGTCCATCTTTAGCCTGGTAGGGGATCTGGTTGGATTTGCGGTGCCACTCTGCAATGcaaccttcctctctctgtttggtCTTTGTTCTTCTTCCTCAGTCACTATGGTGTCTGAGCTACCACCCCTTTTTGGAAGGACATGTTCCTTGGTTAGAGGGGAACCCTCTTTTTTCTCTGGTATGTTGAGCAATGATCTGATTTTCTTGGAGCTCTTCTTGAGGAAACGAGGTGAGCCCATTGCTGTACTGGTGGACTTGTAAGTGGGCTCTTTGCTGTTTATATCAAGGGCTGCTGCAGACACAGTTCTGGAGGGAGGCTCTTTCCAAATGGAAACAGCGGGTCTCTTTATGTCCACTGTGTTTTTGACATCATTTTGAGAGACAGATCTCTGATCGTCATTCAGATTTGAAGAATATCCTCCATTCTGTGCACCCACTCTTATTCCACCACCATCTGCCTGTTTCCTCACAAAGGCCCCACCATACATGTGACTGGAGGACTCTTTATTGTCTCTGTAGTCTATGTTGGACTTTGGGTCTGCCACACTGTGCCTTTTGTGCCAGTTGTCTTGGAGGAGCTCAGGGTTTTTGATTACCAGTCCCCCTTTGGCTCTGCCCAGGCTGGCATAGACAGATTGATGTGGGTCTCTTCCTGGGCCATAGCCAATGTTATTCCTAGGATCATCCAAAATCTGCATACTTTGCTTCTTCATTATAAACTCATCCTCTCTCATTCTGTTTTCCATTGATGTTGCTGGATTCCATTGCATTAATGAGTAATACGGTGCATTGTTTTGCCTTGCAGAGGGATCGACCTGACGTATGGAAGAGTTTTTTGAGTAACTGTTTGTCTCCGCTTGCTCTGGAATAGTGGACTTGAAAACAAGCGATGACCTAACTCTGGAGGGAATGAATAAGCTAGCTTTGTTTTCCTGAGCTTCATACTGGTCCAGATAATCACATGATTCCCCAATAGGAGTGTCAGTGTTATTGAGGTAAGACTCTATCCTATATGTGCGCAAGAAGGACTTAGCCGTGTGCTCCAAAGTTGGTATGTTCTGCTGCATGGAGCGGACGTGTTTGTCATTCCCGTGGTAGGACTGCCGAATATTGTGACCTCTGTACATCTGTGCCCCCTGAGAATTGTCATCCATAGCATTGGAAAAGTGGCTTCTTCCAGGGGCGCAGTGATTACCTCCATCTCCAGCCACATTCCAGTTGCTTTGCCCATACCTTGTGTTGTGTGGAACATGCAAGACTTCTTGTCTCTCCCCAGCATAACTGTGTCTTTTCAGGAAGTTTGCAGTCTCTGCAGACTGGAACTGTTGGATGTGTTTTTGAACACTCACACCATGATTGATCATGGGTCTGTGTTGAAATGGCTCCTCCTCATAaagtctctcctccatctctctgatAGGGCTCGTCATGCCCATCTGTCTCTCACAGGCTTTCCTGTACACTGTGTCGAGGGTATGTCTCAACTGGTCCTTCCTCTCAAAGGCTTGGCTGGATTGAGAAGCATACTTTGCCAGAGCATGCCTTCCATTCCTTTCTAGTAGCACACCCTCGGGAGGGGCGAGAACTGCTGGCATGGAGGAGCGAGCGAAGAGCGTTCGAAACTCCTCGTCATAGGACTCCACCAGCTGGCCTGTTATGACCTGCACCATACTCAGGTTGATTTTCTCATAGGACCACATGAAGCTGGGTGGAGAAGAAGAAACGTAGAGCAGCAATTACTTCAGTGTCAAATGTCAACTCTAACAGACATATTCAGCTCAGTCTATGCACGAGGTCAACTAAGGTAAACAGTTTTGCATTATCAATAAATTGTCTGCTGTCAACCCTTAGCATCTCTAATTCATCTCTAAGTTATGGCACATTTTTCTATCAAAGATAAGCCTTTGGCTGTCTAAAGTAAAACATGAATATTACTTTATCTGTTACTCTTTTTGAAAAGTCAACCCTTTCAGACACAATCCTTTCAGACAC of Salmo salar chromosome ssa01, Ssal_v3.1, whole genome shotgun sequence contains these proteins:
- the LOC106612663 gene encoding protein FAM83B; translation: MESEQLSLLSSLKGELQSEDYIHPHYKEAYRLAIDSLVNCGRESYQEFLKAERIGSFLSEDELHFITTNASQPLPSSHTEETNGPALDTPASKSSTGTYWPVHSDIVTPDLELGWPMVMHDKHQTNIDLLFHPPRLNSPTIKEVIRKQIQDARQVIAIVMDIFTDVDIFKEAVDASIRGTPVYVLLDEFHLQSFLSMAENQDIQIQKLRNMRVRTVKGQDYLCRSGATFHGAMEQRFLLVDCQTVVYGSYSFMWSYEKINLSMVQVITGQLVESYDEEFRTLFARSSMPAVLAPPEGVLLERNGRHALAKYASQSSQAFERKDQLRHTLDTVYRKACERQMGMTSPIREMEERLYEEEPFQHRPMINHGVSVQKHIQQFQSAETANFLKRHSYAGERQEVLHVPHNTRYGQSNWNVAGDGGNHCAPGRSHFSNAMDDNSQGAQMYRGHNIRQSYHGNDKHVRSMQQNIPTLEHTAKSFLRTYRIESYLNNTDTPIGESCDYLDQYEAQENKASLFIPSRVRSSLVFKSTIPEQAETNSYSKNSSIRQVDPSARQNNAPYYSLMQWNPATSMENRMREDEFIMKKQSMQILDDPRNNIGYGPGRDPHQSVYASLGRAKGGLVIKNPELLQDNWHKRHSVADPKSNIDYRDNKESSSHMYGGAFVRKQADGGGIRVGAQNGGYSSNLNDDQRSVSQNDVKNTVDIKRPAVSIWKEPPSRTVSAAALDINSKEPTYKSTSTAMGSPRFLKKSSKKIRSLLNIPEKKEGSPLTKEHVLPKRGGSSDTIVTEEEEQRPNRERKVALQSGTANPTRSPTRLKMDKNHFADDIGKSSAPRFSTDELQQNPPARATSIRTQGQPTAIDERHERASLASGNWRSDQGGSSRLYSRFEPFCSFEKKQPHSLQPATGPAPIHAPEKTKSMHSAKSNSNNEQHNHTGKQTTSHHENKLGKFIQRVGNFIHKNK